The DNA region CATCATCACTGGGACTTATATTCTGCTCCATCATCATCACGTTGGTGCTTCGTGGttttctgcatctttgtttCGCAACATTCAAGAGAAAACGACGACAGACTTCAGTGATGGTGACACCCGGCAGCCGACAGCGCTCCCACTCAGGCAACAAGCTTGTGTTGATTCAACGTTTGGGTACAAACAGGCTGCAGCCTGCATTGTAGTGGCAGTTTATCCAGTAAGCTCTGTTTAGCAACAAGCTATTATTGCTATGTGCATGTTTCAAAAAAGGATGACTCAGTCAGAGCAAAGGAAAGAGAGCAAGGTCTTAATTAGAGGGTTTTTCCCCAAAAAGAGATGTTTAACTTTACGTTCTGTACAGTAACCTAACATCTCCTCTCAGTCTTCAACTCCCTGTAATCAGCTCCACACGGATATTTAAAGAGACATTTTCAACAGGAGAAAATCGAATCCTTTGTTTCCAACCATTTGCACTTATTTATGTAGAATATAGAATAgaatgtctcactgtctgtcccCTCTGTGTCTCTTAGAGCTCGACGCAGGAGATCGGTGAGGAGGCCGAGGACGACGCCATCTTCACCATCACGCTGAGGAAGGTGCAGCTTCACCAGTCGGCCAGCAAGGGGCAGCGATGGCTGGGCGTGGACACGGACTCCGCCCTGAGCCTCTACGAGACCTGCAAGGTGCGCACCATCAAGGCCGGCACACTGGAGAGGCTGGTGGAGTACATGGTGTCGGCGTTCAGGGGCAAAGACTCCACCTACGTCACCATCTTCCTCTGCACCTACCGCTCCTTTGCCTCCACCAAGCAGGTGCTGGATCTCCTGCTCAACAGGTAAAGAGATGGCTGACCTCTCACCTGGATGAATACATGTTATATGAGATAAACAGAGCGAGCACAGGAatgaatagaatataaatacactGGGGGAAACTTCCCATAAATCCTAATTGaatctaaattaaattaaactagcAGTAAGCTGTGAGAgtgcacacctccaccaaggctaatGCTTGATATCACCATGTTACAGACAGTGAGTCAcacttcctggatctgcccgtTTATTCCATCAGCTCcgaaattgaatgggttcttcctcgAGTCACGCCACACGCTTCCACATCCTTTCATGGAAGCTGGGCAGtaagacaggcagacagacagacagataaaaacatgacttCCTTGTCGGGGGTAATAAACGACACATGACTCTCAAATGAGATTAGTATCAAACAGTAagaaagatgttttctttcaagATGAGGGAAGCAGGAATTGCAAATCCCCAAACCCTTAGGTTAAAGTGGGTTTGTCTGTATCTATATGCATGTGTAAGTGAGTCTGAACACaggttctttatttttatttattttatttcctcacgatatcttgtgtttctttttccgCAGGTATGCCAAGCTCCAGAACGTGCCTGCAGCCACAGCACACAGAGTCTCCCAGGACGACTGCACAGAGCTGAGAAAGTAAGTGTGCCGCGACCTTCGGTGTCGAGCTGCCAACATTAATCAGCACGAACATTCACAGCGCCGAGCCCggtccccctcctctccctcgcccccccccgccGCAGGTTAAAGGGATATCAGCACAGTTTAAAGTTGCAGCGGGTTATTTGTCTTTCCGAGAGACACCTGTCAGGCCCTCATCTGCTTGAGTTTGATAAAACGCAGTTTGTGAACTGATAAAAATGTCGTGAATCCCAGGGAGGAAATCCGTTTCGGTTCTACTGAAACAGGAAAGAAGCTTTGTAAGCATCGGTACATGATGTTCCTTTAATaatgttctttcatttctttaatagTTTAGTACGGTTcagctgtatttgtgtgtgaagaCAGTGGAGTAATATATTTAATTACCTTGAACTTCTCTAGTGATTaccattaaaaatgtgtttatcttTCCATATACATGCCAGTGTTGTTTCACGTAGTTTGATTTACTGACATAAATGAGTGGTTAGACTCACTGAATTCAGTTTCTTCTTGAATTAACATTTCTCCTATTTGTCGTAGAGCTAAATGTCTTTGGATACAATCGTGGGCCATATTGTACTTTTATACTcaatatataaatctatgtgATTTTTAAAAAGCCTCTATTTGAACCTTGTGTTATTAAGGATTCTAGCATCGTCAAAATAAATTTAGCTTTCCTCTCTCAAGGAATTTATTAAGCAGTGACAACAACACTTAAAATTCAACTAGACATTTGCCTAAGATTTATTTTCCATATTTATTTAACTAATTTCCATAATTACACCTTTAAGTTCCTGTGGTTCTAACTTTGCGTCTGTTTGCTGCAGCACGGTCTCGTCCATCCTGGGCGCTTGGCTGGACCAGTACTCCGAGGACTTCTGGACTCCTCCCAACTACGACTGCCTGCACCAGCTGCTGTCCTACCTTCACCACCACTTCGCCGGCTCGGACCTGGAGCGCCGCGGCCGCAACCTGGTGGCCCACTTCCACCGGCGACAGCAGTGTGAGCCTGACGCTGATGGTACGAGGGCAGGAGAGGACAGGGACGCCAGGGCAGGGAAACAAAAGCTACATTTGATTTATCACTTTGAGAAAAGTGCAAAATCAAGGACAGCAACTGCACACGTAGTGTAGCTGTAGACACAGTGTCAGTTCACATGCTCCAACACATATTAAACAACAGCTGGGTTGTACCAGTGATAAGAACATGTTGACAGTTCCCTTCAGCTGACATGAGACTGAGCGCAGAGAGGGAAACAAACGCCGAGGTCAGAGAAAGGATGACGtggtgaaagagaagaagagcaggagcCGTGTTGAGGTTGAGCTCAGGTTGAGACGGCGTCatgaaaaaagatttgtttttgtcctctCATCAGGGGATCACATCGGCTGCCCGTTCGCCACGCAGGAAGAGAGCGGCTTCGAGGACGAGATCCCTGCTTTCAGTTTCCTGTCGTTCGACCCCATCATGGTCGCAGAGCAGTTCACGTTAATGGACGCGGTGAGACTTCCATTTGATTTATCAATACAAACAGTTATCTCATTAATCCACTGCAGCAAAAGGaggtatttgatttgtttgagcGGTTTATAGAATGCTTGAGTTATATATTAAAGTTGAAAACGTTCACAATGTAAAAAGTAGGTTTGTGTAATTCGATATAACTTTATTAATAGATTTTGTTCTGCCCCTGTTTACTCCCACTCctcaaaatacaattatttatttgactttttgacAATTCAAACAATTGTTTCAGTTTTACAGGAAAATAAACTGATGGcaccagatttaaaaaaaacagattttcttgTCATAAAAATCGGGTGCTTTAGTGTGTTTTATCCCATTAACCTCTCACATCACAGTTGACCATTTCCAAAAACTTTCCTTTTCCCTGTGGAACTtgtctgtaaaataaacaaaatactgATTATTCTCATTGTGTTTCATGAATATTTCCCATCAGGATCTGTTTAAGAAGGTGGTGCCCTACCACTGTCTGGGCGGCATCTGGTCTCAGCGGGATAAGAAGGGGAAGGAGCACCTGGCTCCCACCATCAGAGCCACCGTGGCCCAGTTCAACTCCGTCACTAACTGCGTCATCACCACCTGCCTGAGCAACCCGACGCTGAAGCCCAACCAGAGAGCGCGGCTGCTGGAGCGGTGGATCGACGTGGCTCGGGTGAGCAGCCGCCGACTGCGTACttcaaaaatgattttaacgagatggaaatgacaaaaaaacagtCGCGAGGCAAAGGCGTGAAATCTAAACCCAGTTTGTTTTGATGGTTCCTGATGTTCAGGAATGTCGGATCCTGAAGAACTTCTCGTCGCTGCGTGCCATCCTCTCCGCCCTGCAGTGCAACGCCATCCACCGCCTGAAGAGGACCTGGGAGGAAGTGTCGCGGTAGGTTTTTCAGTCTCTCCTCTGTAAAAGTCCTGTTGCttcaaagaaacacaacaatctTTTCTATCTTTGTGCAAACTTTTATGTTCTTGGTCCACAGAGAAAGCTTCCGCACCTTCCGCGAGCTGTCGGAGATCTTCTCAGACGACAACAACTACTCCCTCAGTCGGGAGCTGCTGGTGAAGGTGAGTCTCAGCTTCTCCACCCAGAAGTGTTGAAACATCTCGAGGGGTCGTGAATGAGGCCCCTCACGGCCGTGCTCATGTGGAAAGAATAACATTATTCTTATCTTAAGCAACCTCCAAACGTTCTCTGTTACCCTGAATAAGGATTACATGGTAAGATACAGTAGATGAGtgtcacaaaaagaaaaaatgaccAGAGAGGCCAAACCTTACCGGATGTTATataataaaaccaataaatcaaTCTGAACGAGTTATATAACTCCTGAGCAGATGGCAGCGGCTCAGTGACCCGTCCCATTAGCGCTCTTCCTTGTGTGAGTCTCAcaccagctgcagaggaacatcCAGAGAAACGTCCTGCAGGCAGAACGCTGTGTGCCCAGCGTCGCTCTGGTTCCCAGCGTCCACATATCGCTCATGATGTCCTGGCTTGGCGGCGAGCAGCCGACAGATTGCTGTCATCATTATTGGGATTTATGCGTGAGCTCAATGCAAAGAGGTGTTGACGCCTCCCGAGTGTTTTTCTAGCTCCAGTTGATTGAGTCTGTCTACAATTTGGTCTACAATCTACATGCTCCATACACTGCAAACTtcttctctggagttcatgtctgaaaacagcgtCTGTGGGAAAATGTGGAGCCTGATTATCCCCCAATGGAAAAGAAAAGTCTTATCACAACCAAAAGGTAGTGAAGCCACTGGTTCCTTATGAAgatatagaaaaatatattaaatggcTCAATCATTTCCTATCACCAGATGCTCCCTGAAGTTTTAAGCAAACAAATGAGGAAATAGTGCTTTTGTTGGGGGGGTTATTTAATACAATATCTCAGAAGTTGGATATAAGATAaatgatttgatgttttttttacttgttcCCTATTAAACAATATCTCGAATATCTTTTATAACGACTGGAAACAGTTGACGTTTTCCTTCCCTGAATGTTGTCCAGGTGACGACAGAAGATGGTGAATGTATAATCACTTATTTATTAAGCTGAGACATTGGCTGATGTAacggccggggggggggggggggggttcctctgAGGGAATCCCTGCTGACGTCACAGGGAGGGAACCTTTCGGGTGCAGGTGTAGATAACAGCAGAGATCTGTGAAACCTCCTGTGTCTCTGGCTCTATCTGCTCGGCCCAGGCGCTGGTGACTCAGTCAGCTGGAGCTGCTCGGGGGGGCAGGAGGCCGCTCTGACGTGGTTCTGAGGAATGTGCCTGGAAATGCTCACAGGGGGATTTTCTCCactgttttttctcctcctgaacTTAAGCAACAAAGCGAAAGTGTTGTGAAGACGAGTCGGCGTTGAAACACGGAAACGTTTGTTCGTGTTCGTGCtttgaaataacacaaaatactTCACACACCTGAAAATGAAACAGATGTTTGATTTAACGTTTTTTCTTCACCTCTATTGCTATGAAAATAATTTAGGAAGTGTAACAATAGGACTGGTGACGTTGTGGTCTATGTTGGCAGGTTATGAAGCCTTGTAGGTGAATTACAGGGAAACTTTTATACaagattctgtgtttttctagGAGGGCACTTCTAAGTTTGCAACGTTGGAGATCAACCCCAAGCGAGCTCAGAGGagacaccagcagcagagagaccTGGTGAGTCCGCTGGAGACAAACAGGTTCCatttaacacaaataaaaactctGTCCATCAATCACCTGAACCTTTGTACCAACAGCGTCACCTGGTGGCAAGCAAAGTCCCTGCACTTTGTTTAAATCATGCAAAAACATGACATTTGTCTGGTTGAACTTATTTCCTCCAAAAATTGAAGAGTGAATTTATCAGTTGACTGTTGTATATCATGTGTATTCATTACGTTTAAGTATTTTTAGTTTTCACCtgctctgactgtgtctctgtgaacAGGGGGTGATGCAGGGGACCATTCCGTACCTGGGGACCTTCCTGACCGACCTGGTGATGATGGACACTGCCATGAAGGACTACACTGAGGTCAGACTCCTGCCTGGCAACAAGCTGACGCCGACATAACTTGTTTCTATCACTTGCtcatgtttttgtctcttttccaGGGTGGTCTCATTAACtttgagaagagaagaaaggtaAAGTAAACCTTCTCATTTGGGTTTAATGACCTAACAAACCCAGTAGAGCTATTTACACTGTGAGAAATGATGTTCCTAAATCCTAATCCCTGCTCTTTGTCTGCAGGAGTTCGAGGTGATCGCTCAGATCAAGCTGCTTCAGTTGGCCTCCAACAACTACAGCTTCACTCAGGACAGCCACTTCAGAGAGTGGTTCGCATGCGTGGAGAAGCTCAGCGAGGCCGAGAGGTCAGTCAGTCCGCTTCACActgtgctgggggggggggggcagtgaagGGTCAGTCCCTCCTTGGGCCCCAAACTGAATTCTCAACACTGATTTGTGTCAAAGATGAAAGACGTTACTTTTTCAAAAGGGTGATGGTGACGTCAAAATGGATCAAATTCATTCAGGGTCAAAAATAAAACGTAAAACAATTCAAAATGGGGACATTTGCAGCAAAGgagataataaaaaatgaaaagatcaGTTAGAGTATTACAAATGTAAACATGAGGAAATATGAAAGATAGAAAACAATGCATACAGTGTAATAACAAACCGTCTGCAAGGCAATGACTCCTTTTTATCCTTAATATGACGTCAAATGAACCCATCCTCCGTCCTGACTTCCTGTTCCTGCAGCTACAACCTGTCCTGTGAGATCGAGCCTCTGTCGGAGTCGGCCAGCAACACGCTCAGGGCCAAGAAGAACGGAGGAATCATGAAGCGCTGGAGCGAGTAAGTGACGCCGCCGCTCAGAAGGGACGCACAGAACATTGTGACACAAAAATCTGGAAATAACAATATgactcttcctcctgttctcatctcctctccagTCGTCAGCTGACCGAGGCCGGCTGCAGCGGCGCCGCAGGCTCTCACTCCAAGTCCTTCGACCAGTCGCACTACAGACCGTACCAGGGAGGCGGGGGGGACAGCGGCGATGCGCTCAGCGTCACCTCCGTCAGCTCCAGTGGCTCGGACCTGGAGGACGTGAACCCCAGCTTCTTGTCCGACTCCCCTGAGGGACACGAGAGGAAGGTGAGCGAAAAGGAAGCTGCAgtaaagtttgtgtgtttttatatttaacaccAGCAAACcgaacttgttttttaatttcctatAAGCCAGATAAACACGAGCGTGGAGATAAATCAGCTGATGctgtttgttgctgtttgttgatgatttctgttttgtttttttagacgTCGACTCCTTCGGTGAAACTCACCGTCTCCGCTCTGGGGAGagaagctccagcagcagaaactACGTCAACGGTAACTTAAACTTAAATCTGCACTATTTGCACTTTTATCATCTTTTTCTCAACTATCTACAACTGTTGGATGGTTCGGCATGAAGTTCTGCAGAGATGCTCATGGTCCCTGGAGAGTTAATCCTGTGCagtgccacctgctggtcaaAATGTCAATTTTAACGCTAATAAGCTAACAATGCAAAATGTTATATAGCAGAAATCTTCGTGGTATTAGTGTGGGTGTTGTTAAAAGGATCAGTCCATTAAACAATTAGTTAACTGACAAACattattattgtgtttctgtcatATTTAGATATTTTGAATGTGAATCTTTCACagttttcttatattttaaagtttgaagAAATCCTGACTACATCAACCATCATGCAATTTGTTTCTTAAATCGACCCTCCCTGGATTTTTCAAACTCGGCCTCAGTTTGTGATGCAGACTCTGTTACACACATGCTGTGTATAGCCTGATGTTTTTGTTGTAATATGTATTAAATAACCACAATGCACTGTAATGCTTTATCCCCCCCGCTCAGTTCTGGGAGTGTACGTCTCTGTCGTCTCTGGAAACGTCCGGGATGGGCTCCAGCTCCGGCT from Limanda limanda chromosome 5, fLimLim1.1, whole genome shotgun sequence includes:
- the LOC133002336 gene encoding ral guanine nucleotide dissociation stimulator-like isoform X1, yielding MTVEALRAAPPPSPPPPSPGITAHSARDKHPHTPGTCRRHYRDRRPGLRRASMVSFPGMHAEARSLKPGPLPEMFDSSWKVRSIWDGVRLEVVEDRSPVVLHSFTHLDPDLPLLESSTQEIGEEAEDDAIFTITLRKVQLHQSASKGQRWLGVDTDSALSLYETCKVRTIKAGTLERLVEYMVSAFRGKDSTYVTIFLCTYRSFASTKQVLDLLLNRYAKLQNVPAATAHRVSQDDCTELRNTVSSILGAWLDQYSEDFWTPPNYDCLHQLLSYLHHHFAGSDLERRGRNLVAHFHRRQQCEPDADGDHIGCPFATQEESGFEDEIPAFSFLSFDPIMVAEQFTLMDADLFKKVVPYHCLGGIWSQRDKKGKEHLAPTIRATVAQFNSVTNCVITTCLSNPTLKPNQRARLLERWIDVARECRILKNFSSLRAILSALQCNAIHRLKRTWEEVSRESFRTFRELSEIFSDDNNYSLSRELLVKEGTSKFATLEINPKRAQRRHQQQRDLGVMQGTIPYLGTFLTDLVMMDTAMKDYTEGGLINFEKRRKEFEVIAQIKLLQLASNNYSFTQDSHFREWFACVEKLSEAESYNLSCEIEPLSESASNTLRAKKNGGIMKRWSDRQLTEAGCSGAAGSHSKSFDQSHYRPYQGGGGDSGDALSVTSVSSSGSDLEDVNPSFLSDSPEGHERKTSTPSVKLTVSALGREAPAAETTSTFWECTSLSSLETSGMGSSSGSASGSSSASSSSVSSSTPLSANRSHKRSVSAVSNYSTLSLPLYNQQVDDCCIIRVSLDVENGNLYKSILVTSQDKTPAVIRKAMIKHNLEREKSEDYELMQKISEDKELRIPDNANVFYAMNSTANYDFVLKKRGLARPVRAKNVASSTLPRMKQKGLKIAKGIF
- the LOC133002336 gene encoding ral guanine nucleotide dissociation stimulator-like isoform X4 — translated: MIMLEKQSSTQEIGEEAEDDAIFTITLRKVQLHQSASKGQRWLGVDTDSALSLYETCKVRTIKAGTLERLVEYMVSAFRGKDSTYVTIFLCTYRSFASTKQVLDLLLNRYAKLQNVPAATAHRVSQDDCTELRNTVSSILGAWLDQYSEDFWTPPNYDCLHQLLSYLHHHFAGSDLERRGRNLVAHFHRRQQCEPDADGDHIGCPFATQEESGFEDEIPAFSFLSFDPIMVAEQFTLMDADLFKKVVPYHCLGGIWSQRDKKGKEHLAPTIRATVAQFNSVTNCVITTCLSNPTLKPNQRARLLERWIDVARECRILKNFSSLRAILSALQCNAIHRLKRTWEEVSRESFRTFRELSEIFSDDNNYSLSRELLVKEGTSKFATLEINPKRAQRRHQQQRDLGVMQGTIPYLGTFLTDLVMMDTAMKDYTEGGLINFEKRRKEFEVIAQIKLLQLASNNYSFTQDSHFREWFACVEKLSEAESYNLSCEIEPLSESASNTLRAKKNGGIMKRWSDRQLTEAGCSGAAGSHSKSFDQSHYRPYQGGGGDSGDALSVTSVSSSGSDLEDVNPSFLSDSPEGHERKTSTPSVKLTVSALGREAPAAETTSTFWECTSLSSLETSGMGSSSGSASGSSSASSSSVSSSTPLSANRSHKRSVSAVSNYSTLSLPLYNQQVDDCCIIRVSLDVENGNLYKSILVTSQDKTPAVIRKAMIKHNLEREKSEDYELMQKISEDKELRIPDNANVFYAMNSTANYDFVLKKRGLARPVRAKNVASSTLPRMKQKGLKIAKGIF
- the LOC133002336 gene encoding ral guanine nucleotide dissociation stimulator-like isoform X3, translated to MWTCGLLVRTSACWDGEDYYQTARREGDRQSSTQEIGEEAEDDAIFTITLRKVQLHQSASKGQRWLGVDTDSALSLYETCKVRTIKAGTLERLVEYMVSAFRGKDSTYVTIFLCTYRSFASTKQVLDLLLNRYAKLQNVPAATAHRVSQDDCTELRNTVSSILGAWLDQYSEDFWTPPNYDCLHQLLSYLHHHFAGSDLERRGRNLVAHFHRRQQCEPDADGDHIGCPFATQEESGFEDEIPAFSFLSFDPIMVAEQFTLMDADLFKKVVPYHCLGGIWSQRDKKGKEHLAPTIRATVAQFNSVTNCVITTCLSNPTLKPNQRARLLERWIDVARECRILKNFSSLRAILSALQCNAIHRLKRTWEEVSRESFRTFRELSEIFSDDNNYSLSRELLVKEGTSKFATLEINPKRAQRRHQQQRDLGVMQGTIPYLGTFLTDLVMMDTAMKDYTEGGLINFEKRRKEFEVIAQIKLLQLASNNYSFTQDSHFREWFACVEKLSEAESYNLSCEIEPLSESASNTLRAKKNGGIMKRWSDRQLTEAGCSGAAGSHSKSFDQSHYRPYQGGGGDSGDALSVTSVSSSGSDLEDVNPSFLSDSPEGHERKTSTPSVKLTVSALGREAPAAETTSTFWECTSLSSLETSGMGSSSGSASGSSSASSSSVSSSTPLSANRSHKRSVSAVSNYSTLSLPLYNQQVDDCCIIRVSLDVENGNLYKSILVTSQDKTPAVIRKAMIKHNLEREKSEDYELMQKISEDKELRIPDNANVFYAMNSTANYDFVLKKRGLARPVRAKNVASSTLPRMKQKGLKIAKGIF
- the LOC133002336 gene encoding ral guanine nucleotide dissociation stimulator-like isoform X2, producing the protein MTVEALRAAPPPSPPPPSPGITAHSARDKHPHTPGTCRRHYRDRRPGLRRASMVSFPGMHAEARSLKPGPLPEMFDSSWKVRSIWDGVRLEVVEDRSPVVLHSFTHLDPDLPLLESSTQEIGEEAEDDAIFTITLRKVQLHQSASKGQRWLGVDTDSALSLYETCKVRTIKAGTLERLVEYMVSAFRGKDSTYVTIFLCTYRSFASTKQVLDLLLNRYAKLQNVPAATAHRVSQDDCTELRNTVSSILGAWLDQYSEDFWTPPNYDCLHQLLSYLHHHFAGSDLERRGRNLVAHFHRRQQWDHIGCPFATQEESGFEDEIPAFSFLSFDPIMVAEQFTLMDADLFKKVVPYHCLGGIWSQRDKKGKEHLAPTIRATVAQFNSVTNCVITTCLSNPTLKPNQRARLLERWIDVARECRILKNFSSLRAILSALQCNAIHRLKRTWEEVSRESFRTFRELSEIFSDDNNYSLSRELLVKEGTSKFATLEINPKRAQRRHQQQRDLGVMQGTIPYLGTFLTDLVMMDTAMKDYTEGGLINFEKRRKEFEVIAQIKLLQLASNNYSFTQDSHFREWFACVEKLSEAESYNLSCEIEPLSESASNTLRAKKNGGIMKRWSDRQLTEAGCSGAAGSHSKSFDQSHYRPYQGGGGDSGDALSVTSVSSSGSDLEDVNPSFLSDSPEGHERKTSTPSVKLTVSALGREAPAAETTSTFWECTSLSSLETSGMGSSSGSASGSSSASSSSVSSSTPLSANRSHKRSVSAVSNYSTLSLPLYNQQVDDCCIIRVSLDVENGNLYKSILVTSQDKTPAVIRKAMIKHNLEREKSEDYELMQKISEDKELRIPDNANVFYAMNSTANYDFVLKKRGLARPVRAKNVASSTLPRMKQKGLKIAKGIF